TATACATTCCTGATATTATTGACTGCTTCAATGATTTGGCACCTGCCGTCAACCAactttctcatatttttctgaattcattaaaaaaaattgtttccgtCAGAATCGTCCACGTCCGCCAAGCTCTGGCCATGGTTTCGGCCGTGTTGCTGAAGATGACGCCTCAGAGATGGAGTCCGCCGACGAGATCGAAGCCCGAAAGATTCACGGACATGTCAAGATTGGCATTGGAAAACACGGCAAACCTCATGTCAGTGGACACATCGAGTGGGATGAAGATGAGCCCGAAGCCCGCGATGTCCACGGAAGCGTCAGTGCATCAGCTGGTGTGTCGAAAGGGGAAGGAAGCCGTGCCGAAGGACATGTTGGTGTCAACGGCAAGATCGATTGGGATGAAGACGAACTGGAGCTCAATGGAGTCAAATGCATTGAATCTCGCAAAGTTCACGGAATCATCTGTGTGGAAGGAAACAAGACTGAAGGCCTTGTTGGTGTCAAGGGGAAGATTGAGTGGGACGAGGCTAAGCCAGAGCCACGTAAAGTTCATGGAAGCGTTAGTGTTAATGCCGGAGCATCAAAGGGTAAGGGAAGTCGTGGTGAAGGACATGTTGGCATCAATGGAAAGATCGACTGGGATGAGCCAGAGGCCCGCGATGTTCACGGAAGCGTCGGCGCTGAAGCTGGAGTATCAAAGGGTGAAGGCAGTGGTGTTGAAGGGCATGTTGGTGTGAGCGGAAAGATCGATTGGGACCAACCTGAACCCCGTGATGTTCACGGAAGCGTCGGTGCAGAGGCTGGAGTCTCTAAGGGCGAAGGCAGTGGTGTTGAAGGGCATGTTGGTGTGAGCGGAAAGATCGATTGGGACCAGCCTGAACCCCGTAAGGTTCACGGAAGCGTCGGTGCAGAGGCTGGAGTCTCTAAGGGTAAAGGCGGTGGTGCTAAAGGACATGTTGGTGTGAGCGGAAAGATCGAGTGGGACCAACCTGAGCCTCGTGATGTTCACGGAAGCGTTGGCGCTGAAGCTGGAGTCTCTAAGGGTGAAGGCAGTCGTGCTGAAGGACATGTTGGTGTACATGGCAAGATTGACTGGGACCAACCTGAACCCCGTGATGTTCACGGAAGCGTCGGCGCAGAAGCCGGAGTCTCGAAGGGTAAAGGAGGTGGTGCTGAAGGGCATATTGGTGTGAGCGGAAAGATCGATTGGGACCAGGACCAATAAACGGATCAACAGAGGGTGAAAACACCAGTTAACGA
This genomic stretch from Diachasmimorpha longicaudata isolate KC_UGA_2023 chromosome 6, iyDiaLong2, whole genome shotgun sequence harbors:
- the LOC135164146 gene encoding uncharacterized PE-PGRS family protein PE_PGRS20-like → MKSLALFAMLLAVAAAVPVLTRGRNDPPKYINRPRPPSSGHGFGRVAEDDASEMESADEIEARKIHGHVKIGIGKHGKPHVSGHIEWDEDEPEARDVHGSVSASAGVSKGEGSRAEGHVGVNGKIDWDEDELELNGVKCIESRKVHGIICVEGNKTEGLVGVKGKIEWDEAKPEPRKVHGSVSVNAGASKGKGSRGEGHVGINGKIDWDEPEARDVHGSVGAEAGVSKGEGSGVEGHVGVSGKIDWDQPEPRDVHGSVGAEAGVSKGEGSGVEGHVGVSGKIDWDQPEPRKVHGSVGAEAGVSKGKGGGAKGHVGVSGKIEWDQPEPRDVHGSVGAEAGVSKGEGSRAEGHVGVHGKIDWDQPEPRDVHGSVGAEAGVSKGKGGGAEGHIGVSGKIDWDQDQ